The following DNA comes from Thermodesulfobacteriota bacterium.
GCGGTCCGGCCGGCGGTGCTGACGGGATTTCTGGGATACGCGCTGGTCGTTTTCGCCCTCAATTACGACGTCGGCCGGCCCTGGCGCCTGCCCTATCCGTTTATCATGCAACAGGGCACCACTTCCCTGCTTTTTGAAGTGGCCGCGTGCGTCGCCCTCTATCTGACGGTGCTGTTTCTTGAATTCCTGCCGGCCCCCCTGGAATGGCTGGGATTGAAAAAAGTGCGGCAGCTGGCCGTCCGGCTGACCCTGGCGCTGACGGTGCTGGGCGTCGTGCTGTCCACCCTGCATCAGTCCTCCCTGGGCGCCCTCTTCCTGATCGCGCCGTCCAAGCTTCATCCCCTGTGGTATTCGTCCTATCTGCCGGTATTCTTTTTCATATCGAGCATCATCGCGGGGCTGTCCATGGTGATCTTTGAAAGCACGCTGTCTCACCGCTATTTTGCGGATAAAATGGATGAAACCCATCGCAGCGAAAAAGAGGGCGTAACCCTGGGGTTCGGCAAAGCCGCTTCCATGGTCCTGCTGGGTTACTTCACCATCAAGATGATGGGGATTGCCGCCGGCAACCACTGGCGGCTGCTGGGTACGCCTTACGGGATGTGGTTTCTGGTCGAACTGCTGGGATTTATCGCCCTGCCGTCACTCTTATACGCGGTCGGCGTCCGCAACAGGGATCTGGGGCTGATCAAATGGACCGCCGCCTGGACGGTGCTGGGCATTGTCATCAACCGCCTGAATGTCTGCCTGATCGCGTTCAACTGGCAGCTTCCCGCGAGCCAGCGATACTTCCCGCACTGGATGGAGATCTCTCTGTCCGTTTTCATCGTCACCGTGGGCATTGTTGCTTTCCGGTTTATCGTCACCCGGATGCCGATCTTTTATGAACACCCGGAATACAAGGATGTCCATTAAAAAGGCACAGCCTTAAGGAGACCGTATTGATGGAACCCGTTTATTTTACCTATCAGGAATTTTATACGCACACCAAGGGGGTGGTCTATGTTCTGATGATTGCCGCCCTGATCGGTTTTGTGTTCTTCTGGCGATTTCTGACCGGAAAAGACGACGAAAATAAGGAAATCTGAGACATGTTTTACACGCTTGCGATCTATTGCGCCCTGGCGGTCTTCGGGGTCGGCCTGCTCTATAAGATGTCAGGCTGGTTCCGGTTTCAGATCGGAACCGGTCCCGGAGAGACGACGATGTCGACCCGTGTTGCGGCCGTTCTGAAGGGCCTGTCCGGTGTCCTGTTCAGCCCCCGGCTGATGATCCTGATCCGCGTTTTTTTCCGGGACGTGCTGCTTCAGTTGCGGATTCTGGAAAAAGACAGGCTGCGCTGGATCATGCACATGCTGATCTTCACCGGCTTCATGTTCCTGTTCTTCACCCATGCCCTTGACCGGATCATCGCCACTCCCCTGGCCGACCGGTATTATTTGAAGCTCAATCCCTTCCTGATCGTTCCGGGGCTCATGGTCCTGGCGGGAATCGCCCTGGCCGTCTACCGGCGTTTTGTCCTTAAGGTGCCGCGACTGAAAACCGGCCCCATGGATCGTTACGCCCTGACCCTCCTGGCGGTGATCATGCTCTCCGGAATCGCCATGGAACTGACCAAGCTCACTTCCTACGAGTACTACCAGTTCTTCTGGAACATCCATGTCCCGGCCTGCCTCCTGGGCCTGGCCTATCTTCCTTTCAGCAAAATGCTTCACGTGTTCACCACCCCGGCCAGCCTGCTGGCCAACGGCGTCATGAATGAACATTCCGCCGCCGCCAACGTCATGACCCGCCAGGTCATGGAGCTGGATGCCTGCACGCGCTGCTGCACCTGCAGTCTCCACTGCTCGGTGGCGGTCGCCGGCGACAGCCTCGGCAATGATTTGATTCTGCCCTCGGAGAGAATGGCCTTCCTGAAGGATTATATCGCCGGTAAACAGTTGAGCCCGCGAGGGTTGGCGGCCATTCAGCAGGGCGTTTACCTCTGCACCAACTGCGACCGCTGCACGGTGGTCTGCCCGGCAGGCATCAACCTTCGGGATCTGTGGTTCCGGGTCCGGGAAGAGATGATTTTGCGCGGCCAGGCGGTTCCCCTGACGCTGACCCCCCTGTCTTTTTACCGGGGACTTCGTCAGCGGGAGCTGGCGCCGGATCAATATGCCGAGCCGCCGCGGAAAGCGCAGCAGGCTCTGGGCGGTGATGCCGCGCGGCTGCGGCAGCCGGAACAGACAATCGCACTGGCGCCGGCCGACGGAGGATTCGGTCTCTCCGCCGCCCTTTCCGGCCGCGCCGCCACCTTTGCCTCCTGTTTTACCTGCGAAAACTGCTCCACGGTCTGCCCGGTAGCCGGCAACTACGACGATCCCCGGGAGCATCTTGACCTGCTTCCCCACCAGATCATCCGTTCCCTGGTCCTGGGCCTGGAGGATCTGGCCATGGGTTCTAAAATGCTGTGGTATTGCCTGACCTGCTATCAGTGCCAGGAGCACTGCCCGCAGGGCGTTAAGGTAACCGATATCTTCTATGAACTGAAAAACCTCGCCGCGCAAAAGGCGGCCCGTACTTCCGTTCCGGCCGTTTCCGGGGAACGCGCCGCTCATTAAGGAATACGATAATGAAATATTCGTTATTTCTCGGGTGTAATATTCCGGCCAGAGTCCAGCACTATGAACTTTCGGCCAGGGCCGTGTGCAACCGGCTGGGAATCGAAATCGCCGACAACGACCAATTCAAATGCTGCGGCTATCCGGTCCGGAACATCGACGCCGGGACCTCCCTGCTCATGGCCGCGCGCAACCTGGCCCTGTCGGAAAAGACGGGCCTGGACATGATGGTGCTGTGCATGTGCTGCTTCGGCAATTTGAAGAAAGCCGCCCACCTGATCAAAAACAACCCGGCCCTCCGGGATGAAGTCAACGGAGCACTGTCCAAAGAAGGCCTGACCTGTACGGGAACAATCGGCATCCGGCATTTTCTGTCCGTTCTGTGCCATGACATCGGCATCAGCGCGCTGAAAGAAAAAGTGGTCCGGCCGTTTAAAAGCATTCGCATCGCGTCGCACTACGGATGTCACGGGCTGAGGCCCAGCGACGTCACTGAATTCGACAATCCCGTCGCGCCGGTTCTGCTCGATGAACTGGTCACGGTCACCGGCGCCGTCAGCGTCGACTGGCCGTTAAAGCTGGAATGCTGCGGCGCTCCCATGCTGGGCGTCAACGACGGGCTTTCCCTGGACCTGACCGGAAGAAAACTTGCCGATGCCAAGCGGTCCGGGGCCGATTATCTATGCGTCGCCTGTCCCTATTGTCAGATGCAGTTCGGCCGGGTCCAGCAGATGATGGCCTTGCAGCGCCAGATGGAAATCGGTGTCTTGAGCGTTTTATTTCCCCAGCTTCTCGGGCTTGCCATGGGCATCAAGGGAAGCGAACTGGGGATGGACAGGCATGTCCTCGATGTCAGCAGAATCGAATCATTACTGGAATAGGTGATCACCATGTCTCAAAAGAAAATCGGGGCAGTAATGGTCGTCGGCGGCGGCATTGCCGGTATGCAGGCGGCACTGGACGCGGCCGATTCCGGCTATTACGTCTATCTGGTTGAACGCTCCTCCTCCATCGGCGGGCTGATGGCTCAACTGGATAAAACCTTCCCCACCAATGATTGCGCCATGTGAGTGATCTCGCCCAAACTGGTCGAGGTCGGCCGGCACATCAATATCGAGTTACTGACATTATCGGAAGTATTGAACATATCCGGCGAGGCGGGAAATTTCGCTGTTTCCCTGCGAAAGCACCCCCGGTTCGTGGATATGGACAAATGCATCGCCTGCGGTCTGTGTGCGGAAAAATGCCCGAAGAAAGTCGCCAACGAATACGACGGCGCCCTGAGTCAGCGCAAGGCCATTTACGTCAAATACGCCCAGGCGGTACCGCTTAAATACGCCATCGATGCCGACCACTGCATCTTTCTGACCAAGGGGAAATGCGGGAACTGCAAAAAGGTCTGCCCCACCGGCGCCATTAATTACGACGAAAAGCCCCAGGACGTCACCCTCCAGGTGGGAGCGGTCATCCTGTCCAGCGGATGCGACCCCTATGATCCGAAAGGCCACGACAACTTCGGATACGAAAAATCCAAAAATATCGTCACCAGCCTGGAATTCGAGCGGATCCTGTCGTCATCCGGTCCCTACGGCGGGCACCTGGTCCGGCCGTCCGACAAAAAAGAGCCCCGGAAAATCGCCTGGCTCCAGTGCATCGGGTCCCGGGACGTCCATATCGGCGCCCGGGGGTACTGTTCATCGGTCTGCTGCACCTATGCCATCAAGGAGGCCATGCTGGCCAAGGAGCACTGCAAGGACCCCCTGGACGCGGCTGTTTTTTACATGGATATCCGCGCCCATGGGAAAGACTTCGAAAGGTATTACAACCGGGCCCGCGACCAGTATGGCGTCCGTTTCGTCAAGTCCAGAATTACCAACATCCTTCCCACCGAGAACGGCAATCAGCTCATCCGGTATTTTGACGAATCCGGCCGGCGGATGGAAGAAGAGTTCGATATCGTGGTGCTGTCCGTGGGCCTGGGGGTAAACCCGACGGCGGCGGCTCTGGCTCGATCCATGGCGGTCGACCTGGACGGTTATGGATTTGTTAAAACCAGCAGTTTCGAACCGGTCCGGACCTCCCGGCCCGGCATCTTCGTGTGCGGTTCCTTTGAAGCGCCCAAGGACATCCCCTCCTCCGTCATCGAGGCCAGCGCGTCGGCCGGCACTGCCGGCTGCGACCTGGTGGAAGCCCGCTGGACATTGAGTAAAAAGAAGGAATCACCGACGGAACTGGATACCCGCGGCGAACCGCCCCGTATCGGCGTTTTTGTCTGCTGCTGCGGCACCAACATCGCCGGGGTGGTCGACGTGCCGGCGGTGGTGGAATACGCCAGGACCCTGAAAGACGTCGTTTACGCCGAGAAGAACATGTTCAGCTGCTCCCAGGACACCCAGGACAACATGGCCAAAATCATCCGGGAGCAAAATCTCAACCGGGTGGTGGTCGCCGCCTGCACCCCCAAAACCCATGAATCGCTTTTCCAGGAAACCCTGACCAACGCCGGCCTGAACAAGTATGTATTTGAAATGGCCAACATCCGCAACCAGTGCTCCTGGGTCAACAAGGACAACCCGGAAGCCGCCACCGCCAAGTCAAAAGACCTGGTCCGCATGGCGGTGGCCAAGGCATCCCTCATCGAGCCCCTGACGGAAGCCGAACTGCAGATCAACCCGTCGGCCCTGGTGGTCGGCGGCGGCATTGCCGGCATTACCGCCGCGAAAACCCTTTCCGCGCAGGGCTACCACGTCTACCTGATTGAAAAAAGCAATCATCTCGGCGGCCAGGCCAGGCAGATTCAGGAAACCTGGCAGGGAGAAGATGTTCAGAAAAATCTCAACCGCCTGATCGAGGAGATCAAGGCCGACGACAAGATCGATATTTTCGCGAGCTCGGAGATTATCAAGGCGGACGGGTTCGTCGGCAACTACAAGGCCACCGTCCGGACCCCGGACAAGACAGTGGAGTTGGAGCACGGCGTCATCATTATCGCCTCCGGCGCCGGTGAGCTGAAACCGGATCAATATCTTTACGGGAAGGATCCGCGGGTGATGACCAGCCTGGAACTGGACCGTAAAATGATCGAAAAAGATCCGGCCCTGTCCCGGAAAAACACCGTCCTGTTTGTTCAATGCGTCGGTTCCCGGATCCCCGAACGGCCTTACTGCTCCAAGGTCTGCTGCACCCATTCCATCCGGAGCGCCCTGCGGCTGAAGGCCCTTAACCCGGAAACGGACGTCTATATTCTCTATCGGGACATGCGCTCCTACGGGTTACGGGAAGACCTGTACCGACAGGCCCGGGAGAAAGGGATCGTGTTTCTCCGTTATCGCGCCGAACAGGGGCCGGACGTGCGCGCGGAAGGCGGCTGTCTCAAAGTCCGCGTTGTCGACACCGTCCTCCGTCGCCCCCTGGAAATAACGCCGGATCTGATGGTGCTGGCCACGGCCGTCGTCCCCCCGGAAGACAATCCCCTGGCCCAGCAGTATAAAGTCACCCTGAACAACGACGGTTTCTTCATGGAGGCCCATGCCAAGCTGCGGCCGGTGGACTGCGCCACGGACGGTGTGTTCATCTGCGGCCTGGCCCACGCCCCCAAACCCATTGACGAGTCCGTTGCCCAGGCCACGGCGGCGGCCACGCGGGCGGTAACGCTCCTGGCCCGGAAGACCATCCGCACCAGCGGCACTGTTGCCGAGGTCGTTCCCTCGATATGCTGCAGCTGCGGAGTGTGCGTGTCCATCTGCCCCTACTCCGCCCCGTCCTTCATCGACAAGAGCGCCAGATTCAACCCCGGGAAAGCGACCATCAATCCGGCCCTGTGCAAGGGGTGCGGCCTTTGCGTGGCCTCCTGCCGGTCCGGGGCCATCCGCCTGAAGGGCTTTGACACGCAGCAGGTCCTGGCGCAGATCACGGCGCTGACCGAGGAGTAGACAGCCGGGCGCGGTCGTTGACGGAGACAGCCCCGGGGTCCAGGATTTGTTGAAATGAAAAGGGATTATGGCGTCACCTGAAAACACCACCGGCACGGTTTATTCCGTATCCGGCCTGACGGCCGCGATCAAGCACCTGCTGGAGAAAAACTTCCCCATCATCTGGATTGAGGGCGAAATCTCCAATTTCCGGACCGCCGGGTCCGGTCACTACTACTTCACCCTTAAAGACGACAAGGCCGGCATCGGCGCCGTCATGTTCGCCGGCCAGCACCGTCACCTGAAGTTCATCCCGGAAGACGGCCTGAAGGTCACCGGGCTGGGCCGGATCAGCGTCTATGAGCCACGGGGAACCTATCAGATCATCCTGGAACATATGATGCCCAAGGGCGCCGGAGAACTCCTCATCGCCTTTGAACAACTCAAGAAAAGACTGGGGGAAGAAGGGTTGTTCGACCCGGCCCGCAAGAAACCGATTCCCTTCATGCCGGCCACCATCGGCATCATCTCCTCGCCCGCGGGAGCGGTAGTCCACGACATTATCCAGGTCGCCACCCGCCGCTTTCCCGGCCTGCGCATCCAGATTTTTCCCGTGGCGGTCCAGGGGAAAAACGCCGCCCGCGAGATAGCCGAAGCCGTGGCCCTGGCCAACCAGCGGGCCGAAGCGGAGGTGCTGGTCATCGCCCGGGGCGGCGGCAGCCTGGAGGATCTGGCGCCGTTCAACTCGGAGATCGTGGCCCGGGCCGTTTACGGATCCGTCATACCGGTCATATCGGCCGTGGGCCATGAAACGGATTTCACCATCTGCGACTTTGTCGCGGACCTGCGGGCCCCCACGCCTTCGGCCGCCGCCGAGTTGATGGTCCCGGTCCGGCAGGATCTGCTGGCGGCCCGCCGGGGACTGCACCGGCGACTGGTCAGCGCCGCCGACAAACTCCTTCGCCGCAACCGTGAAATGCTGTCCTCCCTGCTGCGCCGCCTGGCCGATCCCCGTCGTCATGTCCAGGATATCCGGCTGCGGCTGGATGACCTGATGGCCCGCATGGAACGGATGCTGAAGAACAGCCTCCGGGGCCGGCAGACCCGTCTGGACTGGCTGAATGAACGGCTGACCGGCGGACAGCCGGCCCGGCTGCTTGAAGACCGGCGGCGATCCATTGAACTTGCCCGTGCCGGCCTGACCCGGCAGACGGCCGCTTTTATCCGGGAAAAGCGCCACCGCCTGCATACCATCACCGCCACCCTTACCGCCCTTGACCCCACCGCCGTATTGGAAAGGGGATACAGCATTGCCCGGACAATTCCCGGCGGACGCGTCATCACAACCCCCCTGCAGGTATCCGCCGGCGACAACCTGGAGCTGCGGGTGGCCCGGGGAATCATCAACTGTCAAGTCAAACCGGACAGGAGGGAAACGCCATGACACAGAAAAAGAATTTTGAACAGGCGCTGCAGGAACTGGAAACCATCGTGGCTGAAATCGAATCCGGCGATCTGCCGCTTGAAACCGCCCTGAAAAAATTTGAAACCGGCATGAAACTGTCCGCGGCCTGCGCGGAAAAACTGAACGAAGCGGAACAGAAAATCAGCCTGCTGCTGAAAAACAGCGCCGGCGAATACGTGGAGACGCCTTTTATTCCCGATGATAGCCGCAATGACAGCTAACCGCCCGGCCGGGCCGGCCGCCGCCCTGGACCAGTACCTGAGGGAGCGCCGCGACGTGATCAATAAAGCCCTGTCCGCCATCCTGGACGACATGGTGCCGGCTGGGCGCCTGCGCGTTGCCATGGCATACTGTTTGGAAGCGGGCGGCAAACGCCTGCGGCCCATTCTCTGCCTGGCAGCCACGGAAGCCGTGGGCGGGAACCCGGAAGTCGCCCTTCATGCCGGCTGCGCCATTGAACTGATCCACACCTATTCCCTGATCCATGATGATCTGCCGGGTGTGGACAACGCTCCTCTGCGACGGGGTCGGCCCTCCTGTCACGCGGCGTTTGACGAGGCCACCGCCATTTTCGCCGGAGACGCCCTGCACACCCTGGCCTTTCAGGTCCTGGCCTCGGCGAAACATGTTCCGACCGGACCGGAAACGCGTCTGGAATGCATCCGGATCATTGCCGCCGCCACCGGGAACACCGGCATGATCGAAGGCCAGATGCGGGACATGCTGGCCACGGAAAAGCCCCAGACGCCGGAGGACCTGCGGCGTCTTCAGGAACTGAAGACCGGGGCCCTGATCACCGCCGCCGTCCATGTCGGCGCCCTGCTCGGCGGTGCCGACGCCGTTACGACCGGCCGTCTGATCGCGTATGCCGGACAGATCGGATTCGCGTTTCAGATCGCCGATGATCTGCTGGACATTGAAGGCGATCCGTCCCTGATGGGAAAATCGACGGGGGAAGACGCCAGGCAGAAGAAGGCCACCTTCCCGGGGCTTATGGGAAAGGAGGATGCCAGGAAACTGGCCCACACCTTGGTGGAAGACTCCCTGGCCGCCCTGGCGTCTTTTGGAGAAAACGCCGACCCCCTGCGGAAAATCGCCGCTTTCATCATCGAACGCGGCTACTGAAAAGGAATCAAAGGAGTCAGAAGTTAACGTGGATCTATTAAAAACCATCAACTCACCGAAAGACCTGAAAACGCTTTCCGTGGCCGAACTCAACAAACTGGCCCTGGAAATCAGAGAGTTGATCGTCGACGTGGTTTCCCGGACCGGCGGGCACCTGGCTTCCAGCCTGGGGGCCGTGGAACTGGCCATCGCCATCCATTACGTCTTCAACATTCCCGTGGACAAGGTCATCTGGGACGTGGGCCACCAGGCTTACGCCCACAAGATCCTGACCGGCCGGCGCGACCGCTTCGCCACCCTCCGCCAGCATGGCGGCCTGTCGGGTTTTACCCGCCGGGGGGAAAGCCCCTTTGACGTCTTTTCCACCGGTCACAGCGGCACCTCCGTTTCCGCCGGGCTCGGTTTACTCTGCGCCAACGACCTCCGGGACGACCCCGCCAGCGTCATCGCCGTCATCGGCGACGGTTCGCTTACCGCGGGCCTGGCCTATGAAGGATTCAACCAGGCCGGCTACCAGCACAAGGACAAAAATCTGATCGTCATTCTCAACGACAACGAAATGTCCATCACCCGCAATGTAGGCGCCATCTCCTCCTTTCTGAGCCGGACGCTGTCGGCCACTTACCTTCAGGAGTGGCGGAAAGAGTTGGGGGAACTGCTCCGGGCCCTGCCCAAGATAGGGGACGATATCTACCAGTTTGCCAAGCGCTCAGAAGAATCCTTTAAGACCTTCGTCACCCCGGGCATGCTGTTTGAAGCCTTCAACTTCGAATATTTCGGCCCCATCAACGGTCATAACATCAAGCAGCTGATTAATATCCTGCAAAACATCCGGGAAATCAGGGAACCGGTGCTGCTGCACGTCACCACAACCAAGGGTAAGGGTTATCCGCCGGCCGAGAAGAACCCGGTCTATTTTCACGGCGTCGGTGCCTTTGAAAAGGAAACCGGGAACTGCGTCCCCGCCCGAAGACACAGCCCCACCTACACCCAGGTCTTCGGCGACACCATGGTGGAGCTGGCGAAAAATGACCAGCGTATCGTGGCCGTGACCGCCGCCATGCCGGAAGGAACCGGACTGACCGCTTTTGCCGAAGCCTTTCCCGACCGCTTCTTCGACGTCGGCATCGCCGAGCAGCACGGCGTCACCTTTGCCGCCGGCATGGCCGTCGAGGGGCTGCGGCCGGTGGTGGCCATCTATTCCACCTTTCTCCAGCGGGCCTATGACCAGATCATCCACGATGTCTGCCTGGACGCCCTGCCGGTCACTTTTGCCATCGATCGGGCCGGTATCGTGGGCGAGGACGGCCCCACCCATCACGGCCTGTTCGACCTGTCCTACCTGCGCAGCATGCCCAACATGATTGTCATGGCGCCGGCCGATGAAAACGAGCTGAGGCGGATGCTGCTGACCGCAGTGCAGCATGACGGGCCGGCCGCGGTGCGATACCCCCGGGGACGCGGTCCGGGTGCGGTCATCCAGCCGAGCATCGCCCCCCTGCCCGTCGGTCGGGGCGAGGTGCTGCAGTCCGGCGGAGACGTGCTGATTCTGGCCGTGGGCAGCACCGTCTGCCAGGCCCTGACGGCCGCCGGCCGACTGACCGAGAAAGGCATATCGGCCACGGTGGTCAACTGCCGTTTCATCAAGCCCCTGGACACGGAATTGATCTGCACCCTGGCGGAGAAGATCCCCCGGGTGGTCACTGTCGAGGAGAGCCTGCTGGTCGGCGGATTTTCCAGCGCTGTCCTGGAAGCCTTAAATGACGCCGGCACTTCCGGCGTTTCCGTCAGACGGCTGGGCATCCGGGACACCTTCGTGGAACACGGTTCCCAGAGTGAACTCCGGTCCCTTTACCGGATCGACGCCGATGCCGTCATGGCGGCCGCCCTGGACCTGATCTCATCCCATGAGTCCTGAAAACAAAAAACGAATCGACCAACTCCTGGTGGAAAGGGGTCTGGCGGAATCCCGTCACCGCGCCCAGGCCATGATTATGAGCGGCGACGTCCAGGTCGCCGGCGAAACCGTCGTCAAGCCGGGGCATCTGGTCGCCGGTGACGCCGACATCGCCGTCAAGGAGACCTGCCGTTATGTCAGCCGCGGCGGCTTGAAACTGGAGGCCGCCCTGACCGCCTTCGCCGTCGATGCCCGGGACCGGGTCTGCCTGGATGTAGGCGCCTCTACCGGCGGCTTCACCGACTGTCTCCTCCAGCACGGGGCCCGGAAAGTGATTGCCGTGGACGTGGGCTACGGCCAACTGGCCTGGAAGCTGCGCCAGGACGAGCGGGTGACGGTCATCGAACGGGCCAACATCCGGCACCTGCAGGAAAAGGCCCTGCCGGAAAAGGTCGACCTGATCACCATCGACGTTTCCTTCATCTCCCTTAAA
Coding sequences within:
- a CDS encoding TlyA family RNA methyltransferase, with amino-acid sequence MSPENKKRIDQLLVERGLAESRHRAQAMIMSGDVQVAGETVVKPGHLVAGDADIAVKETCRYVSRGGLKLEAALTAFAVDARDRVCLDVGASTGGFTDCLLQHGARKVIAVDVGYGQLAWKLRQDERVTVIERANIRHLQEKALPEKVDLITIDVSFISLKIVIPAVIKFLKPDGLIVALIKPQFEIGKGRVGKGGVVRDPADHREVLTDISAFAGEQGLNGRTPVVSPIIGPKGNVEFFNVFSLAFPEKIG